In the genome of Candidatus Bathyarchaeia archaeon, one region contains:
- a CDS encoding glycosidase encodes LYQISLTSISVDDFLSKQWRWNERLLPFRGVRNKDAVIFPKKIDDKYVMFHRLEPDMCVAYSDDLKRWYDIRVLMRPRTRSWDCWKVGTAGTPIELNEGWLVIYHGVSFEKVYSLGVLLLDRDNPETILYRPKTPILTPVTDYERFGKVPNVVFSCGNVLINDEVLVYYGGADSVMCVATYELNELMPKK; translated from the coding sequence CTCTACCAAATCTCCCTAACGTCGATCTCAGTCGATGATTTCCTGAGCAAACAGTGGAGATGGAACGAACGACTGCTGCCGTTCAGAGGCGTACGCAACAAAGACGCCGTCATTTTCCCCAAAAAAATCGATGATAAATACGTCATGTTTCACCGCTTGGAACCAGACATGTGTGTGGCGTACTCCGACGACCTCAAGCGATGGTATGACATCAGAGTCTTGATGAGACCGAGAACGAGAAGCTGGGACTGCTGGAAGGTCGGGACTGCTGGAACTCCCATCGAACTCAACGAAGGCTGGCTCGTTATCTATCATGGCGTGAGCTTCGAAAAAGTCTATTCGTTGGGCGTACTTCTGCTGGATAGGGACAACCCTGAAACCATTCTCTACCGCCCCAAAACACCCATACTAACACCCGTCACCGACTACGAACGCTTCGGCAAAGTACCCAACGTAGTATTCAGCTGCGGAAACGTACTCATCAACGACGAAGTCTTGGTGTACTACGGAGGCGCCGACAGCGTGATGTGTGTAGCAACATACGAACTAAACGAACTAATGCCCAAAAAATAA